Proteins found in one Corynebacterium sanguinis genomic segment:
- the tatB gene encoding Sec-independent protein translocase protein TatB translates to MFSSIGWGEIFFILVIGLIIIGPERLPGLIEDVRAAIYAAKKAINNAKKELDGELEGFEEFRQPLNTVTQYAAMGPRRAMAKVLFDGDERFFDEFDPRKQLEDTPATPAQPANPGPRPKPAGSTRVDDPEKRGGSFSWADIT, encoded by the coding sequence GTGTTCTCCAGCATCGGATGGGGCGAGATCTTTTTCATTCTCGTCATCGGATTAATCATCATCGGCCCTGAGCGGCTGCCCGGGCTGATCGAGGACGTGCGCGCCGCCATCTACGCGGCGAAAAAGGCGATCAACAACGCGAAAAAGGAGCTCGACGGCGAGCTCGAGGGGTTCGAGGAGTTCCGTCAGCCGCTCAACACCGTGACCCAGTACGCCGCGATGGGCCCGCGCCGCGCGATGGCGAAGGTGCTTTTCGACGGCGACGAGCGCTTCTTCGACGAATTTGACCCCCGCAAGCAGCTCGAAGATACCCCCGCCACCCCGGCCCAGCCGGCGAATCCGGGCCCGCGCCCGAAGCCGGCCGGATCAACCCGGGTGGACGACCCGGAGAAGCGCGGCGGCAGCTTCTCCTGGGCTGACATCACTTAA
- a CDS encoding Mrp/NBP35 family ATP-binding protein: MATSLSQDQVREALSRVDDPEIGKPITELDMVESIAIDGADVSVGIYLTIAACPMRDTIASNTRAVLEELDGVGSVDVHMHTMSDEQRRALSLKLRGEQTTPTIPFADPESLTRVFAVASGKGGVGKSSVTVNLATSLAAQGLTVGILDADIYGHSVPRLMGSTGISPTVVDEMIMPPIAHDVRHISVGQFVEGNAPIVWRGPMLTRAIQQFLSDVYWGDLDVLFMDLPPGTGDVAITVAQLVPNAELLIVTTPQAAAAEVAERAGTISQQTGQKIAGVVENMSGMVLDDGTVLNVFGEGGGEQVAERLSALTDTDNVALLGSVPLDPQLRQHGDEGTPVVISNPDSPAARAIAEIAAKLKTRRTSLVGKGLGVNPR; encoded by the coding sequence ATGGCTACCTCACTTTCCCAAGACCAGGTCCGCGAAGCGCTCTCGCGTGTGGATGACCCCGAGATCGGCAAACCCATTACCGAGCTCGACATGGTCGAATCCATCGCCATCGACGGCGCGGACGTCTCCGTCGGCATCTATTTGACCATCGCTGCCTGCCCCATGCGTGACACCATCGCCTCGAACACCCGCGCCGTGCTCGAGGAGCTCGACGGTGTGGGCAGTGTGGACGTTCACATGCACACGATGAGCGACGAGCAGCGCCGCGCCTTAAGCCTCAAGCTGCGCGGCGAGCAGACCACGCCGACGATCCCCTTCGCAGACCCGGAATCGCTCACCCGCGTCTTCGCCGTCGCCTCTGGCAAGGGCGGGGTGGGCAAATCCTCTGTCACGGTCAACCTCGCAACCTCCCTCGCCGCGCAGGGATTAACCGTGGGCATCCTCGACGCCGACATCTACGGCCACTCCGTGCCGCGGCTGATGGGCTCGACCGGCATCTCGCCCACGGTCGTCGACGAGATGATCATGCCCCCGATTGCCCACGACGTGCGCCACATCTCCGTGGGGCAGTTCGTCGAGGGCAACGCGCCAATCGTGTGGCGCGGGCCGATGCTCACCCGCGCGATCCAGCAGTTCTTAAGCGACGTCTACTGGGGCGACCTCGACGTGCTGTTCATGGACCTGCCGCCGGGCACCGGCGATGTCGCGATCACCGTGGCCCAGCTCGTGCCCAACGCGGAGCTTCTCATCGTGACCACCCCGCAGGCCGCCGCCGCGGAGGTCGCCGAACGTGCCGGCACGATCTCCCAGCAGACGGGCCAGAAGATCGCGGGCGTGGTGGAAAACATGTCGGGCATGGTGCTTGACGACGGCACCGTGCTCAACGTCTTCGGCGAGGGCGGCGGCGAGCAGGTCGCCGAGCGCCTCAGCGCGCTGACGGACACCGACAACGTCGCGCTGCTCGGCTCCGTACCGCTCGACCCGCAGCTGCGACAGCACGGCGACGAGGGCACCCCCGTGGTCATCTCTAACCCGGATTCCCCCGCCGCGCGCGCGATCGCTGAGATTGCCGCCAAGCTCAAGACGCGCCGCACCTCGCTCGTGGGCAAGGGGCTGGGCGTCAACCCGCGCTAA
- the sigE gene encoding RNA polymerase sigma factor SigE, whose translation MDPLHDAPDTLTGTAAFDAGAGKMPSWAELVAEHANSVYRLAFRLSGNQHDAEDLTQETFMRVFRSLKSYQPGTFEGWLHRITTNLFLDMVRHRAKIRMEALPEDYERVPGTDMTPEQAYSVSNLDPALQTALDELGPDFRVAVVLCDVVGMTYEEIADTLGVKMGTVRSRIHRGRSHLRRSLEAQAAIDESAKDLIRAR comes from the coding sequence ATGGATCCGCTGCACGACGCTCCCGACACGCTCACCGGCACCGCCGCCTTCGACGCGGGTGCGGGAAAGATGCCGTCGTGGGCGGAACTGGTGGCCGAGCACGCGAACAGCGTCTACCGTCTCGCGTTTCGCCTCTCCGGTAACCAGCACGACGCGGAGGACTTAACGCAGGAGACGTTCATGCGAGTCTTCCGCAGCCTCAAGAGCTACCAGCCGGGCACGTTTGAGGGCTGGCTGCACCGGATTACCACGAACCTTTTTCTGGACATGGTGCGCCACCGGGCGAAGATCCGCATGGAGGCCCTGCCGGAAGACTACGAGCGCGTCCCCGGCACCGACATGACGCCCGAGCAGGCCTACTCGGTGTCCAACCTCGACCCGGCCCTGCAGACCGCGCTCGATGAGCTCGGACCCGACTTCCGCGTCGCGGTCGTGCTGTGCGACGTCGTCGGGATGACGTACGAGGAAATCGCCGACACCCTCGGCGTGAAGATGGGCACCGTGCGCTCGCGCATCCACCGCGGGCGCTCGCATCTGCGGCGCAGCCTGGAGGCCCAGGCGGCAATCGACGAGTCCGCAAAGGACTTGATCCGCGCCCGCTAG
- the glgA gene encoding glycogen synthase: protein MRVGMMTREYPPEVYGGAGVHVTELTRFMREIDGVEVDVHCMGEPRDGENVHVHGVDPQLADANGAIKTLSTGLRIADAASNLQVAHSHTWYAGMGGHLTGLLYDIPHVATAHSLEPDRPWKREQLGGGYDVSSWSEKNAFEYADAVIAVSSGMKKSILNAYPRIDDSKVHVVLNGIDTATWYPGDATIAEELGVDTSRPVVAFVGRITRQKGVPHLLKAAAHFDEDIQLILCAGAPDTPEIAAETKALVEELQQQRDGIIWVQDMLPAEKIREVYATADVFVCPSIYEPLGIVNLEAMACNTAVVASCVGGIPEVVVDGETGTLVDYDADEPEAFERGIAEAVNAIAADPDTAQRMGAAGLERVRADFTWDTIARQTVNIYDSLI, encoded by the coding sequence ATGAGAGTGGGAATGATGACTCGGGAGTACCCGCCGGAGGTATACGGCGGTGCCGGCGTCCACGTCACCGAACTAACGCGGTTCATGCGCGAGATCGACGGCGTGGAGGTTGACGTGCACTGCATGGGTGAGCCGCGCGACGGCGAGAACGTCCACGTCCACGGCGTCGACCCGCAGCTGGCCGACGCAAACGGTGCGATCAAGACGCTGTCGACCGGGCTGCGCATCGCCGATGCCGCCTCGAACCTGCAGGTCGCGCACTCGCACACCTGGTACGCGGGCATGGGCGGCCACCTCACCGGCCTGCTCTACGACATCCCCCACGTGGCCACGGCGCACTCGCTGGAGCCGGATCGGCCGTGGAAGCGAGAGCAGCTCGGCGGCGGCTACGACGTCTCCTCCTGGTCGGAGAAGAACGCCTTCGAGTACGCCGACGCCGTCATCGCCGTGTCCTCCGGGATGAAGAAATCCATCCTCAACGCCTATCCGCGTATCGACGACTCCAAGGTGCACGTCGTCCTCAACGGAATTGATACCGCCACCTGGTACCCCGGCGACGCCACCATTGCCGAGGAGCTCGGGGTGGATACCTCCCGCCCCGTCGTCGCGTTCGTCGGCCGCATCACGCGCCAGAAGGGCGTGCCTCACCTGCTCAAGGCCGCCGCCCACTTTGACGAGGACATCCAGCTGATCCTGTGCGCGGGCGCGCCGGATACCCCGGAGATCGCCGCGGAGACCAAGGCGCTGGTCGAGGAGCTGCAGCAGCAGCGCGATGGCATCATTTGGGTCCAGGACATGCTCCCGGCGGAGAAGATCCGCGAGGTCTACGCCACGGCTGACGTGTTCGTCTGCCCGTCGATCTACGAGCCGCTCGGCATCGTCAACCTCGAGGCCATGGCGTGCAACACCGCGGTGGTGGCCTCGTGCGTCGGCGGCATCCCCGAGGTTGTCGTGGACGGCGAGACCGGCACGCTTGTGGACTACGACGCGGACGAGCCGGAGGCCTTCGAGCGCGGCATCGCCGAGGCCGTCAACGCGATTGCCGCCGATCCGGACACCGCGCAGCGCATGGGTGCCGCTGGCCTAGAGCGCGTGCGCGCCGATTTCACCTGGGACACCATCGCCCGCCAGACCGTCAACATCTACGACAGCTTGATCTAA
- a CDS encoding general stress protein produces the protein MTTSHSYSNQISATARQRPVGWPVGSFETYEQAQRAVDGLSDREFQVEDLSIVGVDLMQVENVTGRLTWPRVLGAGALSGAWMGIFIGLIFAFFALPGTGWSIFLWSILIGAIFGLIFAAVGHALTGGKRDFSSMTTIVAGRYDVLCDPSSAPRARDLIAEMKIGTVPTGEAQ, from the coding sequence ATGACAACTTCGCATTCCTATTCGAACCAGATTTCCGCTACTGCCCGCCAGCGCCCCGTCGGTTGGCCGGTTGGCTCCTTCGAAACCTACGAGCAGGCGCAGCGCGCGGTCGATGGCCTGTCCGACCGCGAGTTCCAGGTGGAGGACCTCTCGATTGTCGGCGTAGACCTCATGCAGGTCGAAAACGTCACCGGCCGCTTGACGTGGCCGCGTGTTCTCGGCGCCGGCGCCCTATCCGGTGCATGGATGGGTATCTTTATCGGCCTTATCTTCGCTTTCTTCGCGCTGCCGGGCACCGGCTGGAGCATCTTCCTGTGGTCGATCCTCATCGGCGCGATCTTCGGGCTCATCTTCGCCGCAGTCGGCCATGCGTTGACTGGCGGTAAGCGCGACTTCTCGTCCATGACCACGATTGTCGCTGGGCGTTACGACGTTCTGTGTGATCCCAGCTCCGCACCTCGGGCGCGCGATCTGATCGCCGAGATGAAGATCGGCACCGTACCCACGGGGGAGGCCCAGTAA
- a CDS encoding multifunctional oxoglutarate decarboxylase/oxoglutarate dehydrogenase thiamine pyrophosphate-binding subunit/dihydrolipoyllysine-residue succinyltransferase subunit, with the protein MSSDSTFGQNDWLVDEMYQQYRENPSSVDPEWRELFERNGAPQTATGAKNVSPAPSPAKTGDAKESREKTDPKVARTTGAPSQDGRQTKVDQAAAEAASKRSKVLPKPKQSPLQKIADVSVEPGERQLKGIYKTIAKNMDESLSLPTATSVRDMPVKLMFENRALVNDHLKRTRGGKISFTHIIGYAIVKAAQLHPGMNVNYKVQDNKPFVVQPEHINLGLAIDLPQKDGSRALVVAAIKECEKLSFDKFVDGYEDIVNRARDNKLTMDDFSGVTIQLTNPGGIGTRHSIPRLTTGIGTIVGVGAMDYPAEFAGASEDRLAELGVGKLVTLTSTYDHRVVQGAESGEFLRTISQLLIDDAFWDDIFHAMGIPYSPLRWAQDLPNSGVNKDTRVMQLIEAYRSRGHLIADTNPLRWEQPGLPKPDSRDLQMETHGLTLWDLDRTFHVGGFGGKETMTLREVLSRLRAAYTLHVGAEYTHILDRDEREWLRDRIEAGMPKPTSAEQKYILQKLNAAEAFENFLQTKYLGQKRFSLEGAETLIPLMDAVIDTAAGQGLEEVVIGMPHRGRLNVLFNIVGKPVSTIFNEFEGNMQSAQQGGSGDVKYHLGFEGEHIQMFGDGEIKVSLAANPSHLEAVDPVMVGIARAKDDLLRHSHGRTDHPIVPLMLHGDASFAGLGVVQETLNLSNLPGYSVGGTVHIVVNNQIGFTTTPDSGRSTYYATDLAKGFDCPVFHVNGDDPEAAAWVAQLATEYRREFGKDVFIDLICYRLRGHNEADDPTVTQPRMYDAIQSHPSVRTRYTNDLIGRGDITADEAEIAAQDFHDQLDSVFSDVKANEGKPSEQTGITEAQSLTRGLDTNITEETFARLAEAYANLPEDFTPNKRLNSVLKKRGASLTEGDIDWGWGELLAFGSLAEEGKFVRLAGEDSQRGTFTQRHAVLYDPETGESFNPLDHNAMESDNGGRFGVYNSALTEFAGLGFEYGYTVGNSDAVVAWEAQFGDFANGGQTIIDEYISSGETKWGQLSSLISLLPHGYEGQGPDHSSARIERFLQLVAEGSMTIAQPSTPANHFHLLRRQALGNMKRPLIVFTPKSMLRNKAAVSQPADFIEVNRFQSVIDDPFFVARGNKKVEGADHSKVKTILLCSGKIYWELDKRRQKDKRDDVAIIRIEMLHPIPFNRLSDAFANYPNAQQIRFVQDEPANQGPWPFYNEHLRNFVADMPEMVRVSRRSQSTTATGVAKVHQQEEKQLIDEAFAD; encoded by the coding sequence GTGAGCAGCGACAGTACTTTCGGGCAAAATGACTGGCTGGTCGACGAAATGTACCAGCAGTATCGGGAGAACCCCAGCTCCGTGGACCCGGAATGGCGGGAACTCTTCGAGCGTAACGGGGCACCGCAGACCGCCACTGGTGCCAAAAACGTCTCCCCCGCGCCGAGTCCCGCGAAGACCGGCGACGCGAAGGAGTCTCGCGAAAAGACGGACCCGAAGGTGGCCAGAACCACCGGCGCACCGAGCCAGGACGGCCGCCAAACCAAGGTGGATCAGGCCGCTGCCGAAGCTGCCTCGAAGCGCTCCAAGGTTCTTCCGAAGCCGAAGCAGTCCCCGCTGCAGAAGATCGCAGACGTTAGCGTCGAGCCGGGCGAGCGCCAGCTCAAGGGCATTTACAAGACCATTGCCAAGAACATGGACGAGTCCTTGTCGCTGCCGACGGCAACGTCCGTGAGGGACATGCCGGTCAAGCTCATGTTTGAAAACCGCGCGCTGGTCAACGACCACCTCAAGCGCACCCGCGGCGGCAAGATCTCCTTTACCCACATCATCGGCTACGCCATTGTGAAGGCCGCCCAGCTCCACCCGGGCATGAACGTCAACTACAAGGTGCAGGACAACAAGCCTTTCGTGGTCCAGCCGGAGCACATCAACTTGGGCCTGGCTATCGACCTGCCGCAAAAAGATGGCAGCCGCGCGCTCGTCGTCGCTGCCATCAAGGAGTGCGAGAAGCTCAGCTTCGATAAGTTCGTCGACGGTTACGAAGACATCGTCAACCGCGCTCGAGACAACAAGCTCACCATGGACGACTTCTCGGGTGTGACCATCCAGCTGACCAACCCGGGCGGCATCGGCACCCGCCACTCCATTCCCCGCCTGACCACGGGTATTGGCACCATCGTCGGTGTCGGCGCGATGGATTATCCGGCGGAGTTCGCCGGCGCTTCCGAGGACCGCCTCGCCGAGCTCGGCGTGGGCAAGCTCGTGACGCTGACCTCCACCTACGACCACCGGGTGGTTCAGGGCGCGGAGTCGGGCGAATTCCTGCGCACGATTTCGCAGCTGCTTATCGACGACGCTTTCTGGGATGACATCTTTCACGCGATGGGCATCCCGTACTCGCCGCTGCGCTGGGCCCAGGACCTGCCGAACTCTGGCGTCAACAAAGACACCCGCGTCATGCAGCTCATCGAGGCCTACCGCTCCCGCGGCCACCTGATCGCGGACACCAACCCGCTGCGCTGGGAGCAGCCCGGCCTGCCCAAGCCGGATTCCCGCGACCTGCAGATGGAAACCCACGGCCTGACCCTGTGGGACCTAGACCGCACTTTCCACGTCGGCGGCTTCGGCGGCAAAGAGACGATGACGCTGCGTGAGGTGCTTTCGCGCCTGCGCGCCGCCTACACCCTGCACGTGGGCGCCGAGTACACCCACATCCTCGACCGCGACGAGCGCGAATGGCTGCGTGACCGCATCGAGGCGGGCATGCCCAAGCCGACCAGCGCGGAGCAGAAGTACATTCTGCAGAAGCTCAACGCCGCCGAGGCCTTCGAGAACTTCCTGCAGACCAAGTACCTGGGCCAGAAGCGCTTCTCGCTCGAGGGCGCGGAGACGCTGATCCCGCTGATGGACGCCGTGATCGACACCGCCGCGGGCCAGGGCCTCGAAGAGGTTGTCATCGGCATGCCGCACCGCGGCCGCCTCAACGTGCTGTTCAACATCGTCGGCAAGCCGGTCTCGACGATCTTCAACGAGTTTGAGGGCAACATGCAGTCGGCGCAACAGGGCGGCTCGGGCGATGTGAAGTACCACCTCGGGTTCGAGGGCGAGCACATCCAGATGTTCGGCGACGGCGAGATCAAGGTCTCCCTGGCCGCCAACCCTTCCCACCTCGAGGCCGTCGACCCGGTCATGGTGGGTATCGCGCGCGCGAAGGACGACCTTCTGCGCCACAGCCACGGCCGCACCGATCACCCGATCGTGCCGCTGATGCTGCACGGCGACGCATCCTTCGCCGGCCTGGGTGTGGTGCAGGAGACGCTGAACCTGTCCAACCTGCCCGGCTACTCCGTCGGCGGCACCGTCCACATCGTGGTCAACAACCAGATCGGTTTTACCACCACTCCTGATTCGGGCCGCTCCACCTACTACGCCACCGACTTGGCCAAGGGCTTCGACTGCCCGGTTTTCCACGTCAACGGCGACGACCCCGAGGCTGCCGCCTGGGTCGCCCAGCTGGCCACGGAGTACCGCCGCGAGTTTGGCAAGGATGTCTTCATCGACCTGATCTGCTACCGCCTGCGCGGCCACAACGAGGCCGACGACCCGACGGTGACCCAGCCGCGGATGTACGACGCGATCCAGTCCCACCCGTCGGTGCGCACCCGCTACACCAACGATCTCATCGGCCGCGGCGACATCACCGCCGACGAGGCCGAGATCGCCGCCCAGGACTTCCACGACCAGCTTGACTCGGTCTTCTCCGATGTCAAGGCGAACGAGGGCAAGCCGAGCGAGCAGACCGGCATCACGGAGGCGCAGAGCCTGACCCGCGGGCTGGACACCAACATCACCGAGGAGACTTTCGCGCGGCTCGCCGAGGCTTACGCCAACCTGCCGGAGGACTTCACGCCGAACAAGCGGCTGAACTCCGTTTTGAAGAAGCGCGGCGCCTCGCTCACCGAGGGCGACATCGACTGGGGCTGGGGCGAACTTCTCGCCTTCGGCTCGCTCGCCGAGGAGGGCAAGTTCGTCCGCCTCGCCGGCGAGGATTCCCAGCGCGGCACGTTTACCCAGCGCCACGCGGTGCTCTACGACCCAGAGACGGGCGAGAGCTTCAACCCGCTGGACCACAACGCGATGGAGTCCGACAACGGCGGCCGTTTCGGCGTCTACAACTCGGCGCTCACCGAGTTCGCAGGCCTTGGCTTCGAGTACGGCTACACGGTGGGCAATTCTGACGCCGTGGTGGCGTGGGAGGCGCAGTTCGGCGACTTCGCTAACGGTGGTCAGACCATCATCGACGAGTACATCTCCTCAGGTGAGACCAAGTGGGGTCAGCTCTCGAGCCTGATTTCGCTTCTGCCCCACGGCTACGAGGGCCAGGGCCCGGACCACTCCTCCGCGCGCATCGAGCGTTTCCTGCAGCTCGTCGCCGAGGGCTCGATGACCATTGCCCAGCCGTCCACCCCGGCCAATCACTTCCACCTGTTGCGCCGCCAGGCACTCGGCAACATGAAGCGCCCGCTGATTGTGTTCACACCGAAGTCCATGCTGCGCAACAAGGCGGCCGTGTCTCAGCCGGCCGACTTCATCGAGGTCAACCGCTTCCAGTCCGTCATCGACGACCCCTTCTTCGTTGCCCGCGGCAATAAGAAGGTCGAGGGCGCCGACCACTCCAAGGTGAAGACCATCTTGCTGTGCTCCGGAAAAATCTACTGGGAGCTTGACAAGCGCCGCCAGAAGGACAAGCGCGACGACGTGGCGATCATCCGCATCGAGATGCTGCACCCGATCCCGTTCAACCGCCTTTCCGACGCGTTTGCCAACTACCCGAACGCTCAGCAGATCCGTTTCGTCCAGGATGAGCCGGCCAACCAGGGACCGTGGCCGTTCTACAACGAGCACCTGCGCAACTTTGTGGCCGACATGCCGGAGATGGTGCGCGTCTCGCGCCGCTCCCAGTCCACCACCGCCACCGGCGTTGCCAAGGTGCACCAGCAGGAAGAAAAGCAGCTCATCGACGAAGCCTTCGCCGACTAA
- the glgC gene encoding glucose-1-phosphate adenylyltransferase: MKTQPRVLAIVLAGGEGKRLFPLTADRAKPAVPFAGNYRLIDFVLSNLVNAGYMRIAVLTQYKSHSLDRHVATAWNVSGPTPQYIASVPAQQRRGKRWFSGSADAIVQSLNLIYDDKPDYVLVFGADHVYRMDPSQMVENHIASGKDATVAGIRVPRHEATAFGCIHADEDGTITEFLEKPADPPGTPDDPDVTFASMGNYVFSTEPLIKALLEDEQNDDSDHDMGGDIIPHFVNKGQANVYDFSGNEVPGATDRDKGYWRDVGTIDSFYEAHMDLISSHPIFNLYNKAWPIHSTEEGNLPPAKFVLGGISQESIVASGSIISGATVRNSVVSTDVLVEEGATVEGSVLLPGVRVGKGAVVRRAILDKNVYVSDGEIIGVDLERDRGRFTVSDSGVVVVGKNEVI; encoded by the coding sequence GTGAAGACACAGCCGAGAGTTCTTGCCATCGTTCTTGCGGGAGGCGAGGGGAAGCGCCTGTTTCCCCTGACCGCCGACCGCGCAAAACCTGCGGTCCCCTTTGCCGGGAACTACCGCCTGATCGATTTCGTGTTGTCGAACTTGGTCAACGCCGGTTACATGCGCATCGCGGTGCTTACGCAGTACAAGTCGCACTCTCTGGACCGGCACGTTGCGACCGCGTGGAACGTCTCCGGGCCGACCCCGCAGTACATCGCCTCGGTGCCCGCACAGCAGCGCCGCGGTAAGCGCTGGTTCTCCGGCTCCGCGGACGCGATCGTGCAGTCGCTGAACCTGATTTATGACGACAAGCCGGACTACGTGCTGGTCTTTGGCGCGGACCACGTCTACCGCATGGACCCCTCGCAGATGGTGGAAAACCACATCGCCTCCGGTAAGGACGCGACCGTCGCCGGCATCCGCGTGCCGCGCCACGAGGCCACCGCGTTTGGCTGCATCCACGCCGACGAGGACGGCACGATTACGGAGTTCCTGGAGAAACCGGCCGACCCGCCGGGCACCCCGGACGACCCGGACGTGACGTTCGCCTCGATGGGCAACTACGTGTTTTCCACCGAGCCGCTGATCAAGGCCCTGCTTGAGGACGAGCAGAACGATGACTCGGACCATGACATGGGCGGCGACATCATCCCTCACTTCGTCAACAAGGGCCAGGCCAACGTCTACGACTTCTCCGGCAACGAGGTGCCGGGTGCAACCGATCGCGACAAGGGCTACTGGCGCGACGTCGGCACCATCGACTCGTTCTACGAGGCGCACATGGACCTAATCTCCTCGCACCCGATCTTCAACCTCTACAACAAGGCGTGGCCGATCCACTCCACGGAGGAAGGCAACCTGCCGCCGGCCAAGTTCGTCCTCGGCGGGATCTCGCAGGAGTCGATTGTCGCATCCGGGTCGATCATCTCGGGCGCGACGGTGCGCAACTCGGTCGTCTCCACCGACGTGCTCGTCGAGGAGGGCGCCACGGTGGAGGGCTCGGTGCTGCTGCCGGGCGTGCGCGTGGGCAAGGGCGCGGTGGTGCGCCGCGCCATCTTGGACAAGAACGTCTACGTCTCCGACGGCGAGATCATCGGCGTGGACCTCGAGCGCGACCGCGGCCGCTTCACCGTTTCCGACAGCGGAGTGGTTGTCGTCGGCAAGAACGAAGTGATTTAG
- a CDS encoding O-methyltransferase: MTDTAFTTMNTYIASRPIAGAADAVEQFAQGFDAARTEAEENNLALPSPAVGSLLSTLAAATTSAHGAVAVTPAAGVVGLYILRGLPQKATVTCIDPEATHQASAKEAFRLGGFAASRGRFLTARPLDVMSRLAPASYQLVYADVEPTELSTVIKSAWPLLAPGGTLVLAGSLLDGTLTDATRRDRATEAARAAEDDVDGLAAAEGAVVTRLPLDSGLTLVTKR, translated from the coding sequence GTGACTGACACAGCGTTTACGACCATGAACACCTACATCGCCTCCCGCCCCATCGCGGGCGCAGCCGATGCCGTCGAGCAGTTCGCGCAGGGTTTCGACGCCGCGCGCACCGAGGCCGAGGAGAACAACCTCGCACTTCCCTCGCCCGCCGTCGGCTCGCTGCTGTCCACGCTGGCCGCCGCGACCACCTCGGCCCACGGCGCGGTGGCGGTGACCCCCGCGGCGGGCGTGGTGGGGCTCTACATTCTGCGCGGCCTGCCGCAAAAGGCCACGGTGACCTGCATTGACCCGGAGGCCACGCACCAGGCCAGCGCCAAGGAGGCCTTCCGCCTCGGCGGGTTCGCCGCCTCGCGCGGGCGGTTCCTCACCGCGCGCCCGCTCGACGTCATGAGCCGGCTTGCCCCCGCTTCCTACCAGCTGGTGTACGCGGACGTCGAGCCGACCGAACTCAGCACGGTCATCAAATCCGCGTGGCCGCTGCTCGCCCCCGGCGGCACCCTCGTTCTCGCTGGCTCGCTTCTCGACGGCACCCTCACCGACGCCACTCGCCGCGACCGCGCGACGGAGGCCGCCCGCGCCGCCGAGGACGACGTGGACGGGCTCGCGGCGGCGGAGGGGGCCGTCGTCACGCGGCTGCCGCTCGATAGCGGCCTGACGCTCGTGACGAAGCGCTAA